ATTGCAGCTTCCCCGGCCGGGGAAGGCGGCTCGATCCCTCTGGGTTGCGACTCCGCCCTACGGTGCAGCAGGAAATGCCGTCCCACACTCTCGCCGCCGTGTTCCTGGAACTGCAGGGAGCGGCCGTCCGGGTGCCAAGACTGTCTGCCGGCTCTGGGCAACGGGCATCGGGGAAAGAGACGGGGCAGCTGCCGGCGCTGCCGGTGCGCTCGGAGTCAAGCGTCGGACCCGCAGGATTCCCGGCGCTCCTGCGCTGCGCTTCCCACGCCAGCACCGTGTGCGCGCGGGCCCGTGTGCCGGTGCGaggcggcagcgcgggcagcgggcggcggcgggcgcagtCCCGCCGCGGGCCGCAGGGTGGTGCTCCCGGCCAAGGCGGCGCCGagcggctgcgggcggggaggcggcccagcccagcccgccgttacccagcccagcccagccgagccGAACCGAGCCGAACCGAGCCGGGCaacggcggcgagcggcggcgagCGGTGCCCCGTGCCAGCGGCTGCCGGGCCAGGGCGGCCGCGCTCCGTGCCGCCATCCGGAGTCGGCGAGAGGGAGGCCGCCCgaccgccgccccgccgcgctgctgCCGGGCGCCGCTCTCCGCGGAGGAGTGCGCGGCGATCCGCGAGACGGAGGCTGTCCGCCGGCCCGAGATGGCGATCGCAAGGCAAGTGCTTTGTCtctgtgctttcctctccctgccgCTCGCTCGCTCCGAGCCCATCCGCTACTCCGTAGCCGAGGAGGCGGCGAGCGGCTCCGTGGTAGCCAACGTGGCGGAGgacgcggggctgtccccggcgcAGCTGGCGGCTCGCGGCGCCCGCCTGGCCTCGGAGGACGGCCGGCAGCACTTTCGCTTAGACCCCGCCACCGGCCGGCTCGTCGTGGCCGagaggctggaccgggaggagctgTGCGGCCAGTCCGCTACGTGCACGCTCCCCTTCGAGCTCCTGCTGGCAAACCCGCTGCAGTTCTTTCGGGTGGAGGTGGCCGTGGAGGACATCAATGACCATTCCCCCGTTTTCCCAGTGGAACGAGTAGTTTTTAAGATCCCGGAAAGGAGCGACCTGGGCTCGCGTTTCCCTCTGGAGGGTGCTCGGGACCTGGATGTTGGCAGCAACAGCATCCAGGCTTACAGCATTTCTCCCGAGAACGAGTACTTCAGTGTCTCCTTTGCAAGTCAGATGGAGGAGAACAAATATGTTGAACTGGTCTTGGAGAAGGCTCtagacagagaggaggaggcagaggtggtTTTCAGTCTCATTGCCATAGACGGGGGCTCTCCTCCCAGGAGTGGGACCACACAAATCCACATTGTTATTCTAGATGTAAATGACAATTCTCCTGTCTTCACACAGAAGCTGTATGTTGGGCTGGTTTTGGAAAATGCGCCAGAGGGCTCTGTGTTACTCAAAGTGGTGGCAACTGATCAGGATGTGGGAGTTAACGGGGACATCACGTATGAGTTCAGTGAAGCAGTGGGCCAGAGTAGGTCATTATTTGTGATTGACGCCACGAGTGGTGAAATTAAACTCGCGATGCCTCTGGACTTTGAGGTGGCAGAGAATCATGAGCTCAGTGTGCGGGCCACGGATGGCGGTGGCCTGTCAGCAATCTGCAAGGTGTTGGTGGAGGTGGTGGATGTGAACGACAATGCACCTGAGCTGGTGGTCAACTCCTTCAACAGCCCCCTCCCCGAGAACGCATTGCCTGGAACAGTGGTTGCCCTCTTTACTGTCAGGGACCGGGATTCTGGTGCAAATGGGAAGATCTCCTGTGCCCTTGAGGACCAGCTATTGTTCTCCCTGCATCTGGCTTATAAGAACTACTATGAGCTTGTCACCGTCAATGCTCTGGACAGGGAGGAGATGGCACGGCACATCGTCATTTTAACAGCAGCAGACGCAGGGTCACCTCCTCTCACAACCACCCAGACCTTCACGGTGGACATCTCCGATGTCAACGACAATGCACCTGCCTTCAACCAGACATCATACACGATGTACGTGCATGAGAACAATGTCCCCATGGTGCTTGTTGgagctgtcagtgctgcagatGCTGATGTGGGGCCCAATGCCAAGGTGACATATTTCCTGGCACCGTCCCAACCCACagagcagcctccctgctcctgcatctcCGTGAACTCTGACAATGGGCACGTGTTTGTGCTGCGGCCTCTGGACTATGAGCAGGTGAAGCAGATTGATGTCTTGGTGAGTGCCTCCGATGCGGGATCTCCTCCTCTCAGTGCCAACGTCACCGTCCACCTTGTTGTGGTGGATGAGAATGACAATGCGCCTCTGGTGCTGTACCCATCACAGGACAGCGGTCCACCATCCAGCGAGCTGGTGCCTCTATCAGCTGAGGCAGGGTACCTCATCACCAAAGTGGTGGCTGTGGATGCAGACTCGGGACAGAACTCGTGGCTCTCATACCACCTGCTGAAGGCCACCGAGCCCGGGCTGTTTGTGGTGGGTGCCCAAAGCGGTGAGGTGCGGCTGAAGAGGCCAGTGACAGAGAGGGACGCTGTGAAGCAGAAGCTTGTTATTGTGGTGCGAGATAATGGGCAGCCACCGCTGTCAGCCACTGCGGCACTGAGTGCACTCCTGCTCAATGACTTCTCAGACGTGCGCCTACCGCACAGCAGCCTGGCCACAGAGGATGAGAGTGACTCCCTGACAACCTATTTAATCATTTCCTTGACCTTTGTCTCACTCCTCTTCCTCGCATCCATGACAGCCTTCATCACTCGCAAGGTGtgcaagagaaaggagctgaaggcAGGGCACGTGCTTTATGGTGCTGGCAACTTGCAGAGCAGCCTGGCTgatgcagccacagcagggacctTGCCGCATGGCTATTGCTATGAGATCAGCCTCACAACGGGCTCTGGCAACAGCGAGTTCAAGTTCCTGAAGcccatcctccccagcctgccaccaCAGCAGTGCACCACGGTTGGGGGCACCCATGATGAACAGGATTTCCCCCATGGCCCCATTACTGCAGAGGACATGGCACCAGAGAACCCCGGGACCCTCTCTGCAGAACAGTTCAATAGTCTTTCCTTTAACTAGCATGGAGTCAGCACATACAGAGGCTTCATTCATGCCTCACGATAGGAAGGGATCCCTGTTACAGCATGTGGCAATGGTTCCTCCCAGGTTAATCTGCATTTGCAATTGGTGTCAGTGATTTCTGCCAAATTCTATGTCAGAAGAAATTTTGTCTCcccctccaaacaaacaaacaagcaaacaaacaaacaaaaggaccTCAAGCCTCCTTCACCCAGGAAATAATATTCTtcagctgtgaaatgctttgcGAGTGGGGTTAGGTCCAGGGTCACCAGTCAAGTTCTTGTCTCACTTGCTGTTAGGCAAGCTCCTGGCCCTCTTATTCTGTGCTGTAACGCAATGGCAAAGTCAGGCAGACAAATcccattgtcctggtttcaggtgggatagagttaattttcttcctagtagctggtagcctagtagctgtgttttggatttagcatgagaataatgttgataacacactgatgcttCAGTGGTTGCTAAATCGTGCTTGCACTAAGTCAAGGACATTTCAGCATCCTAAGCCCTGCCAGTGAGGAGGCTGGAGGTGCATAAGCAGTTgtgaggggacagagccaggacagctgacccaaccTGGCCAAAGGGATAATTCATagcatatgacatcatgctctgCATATAAAGTGGTGGGAAGTGGCCGGGCATCTGAGAATGCTACTCAGGAAGAGACTGGGCATCAGTCCTTTGATAGTGAgcagttgtttttcatttgtgtcacttgtcttttcttgggttttagttatcttttggttgttgttgttgttgttattttcctttaattattattAGCATTAGTATTTGTTTTGGTATTagttttagtattttaatattttatttcaattcttaTACTGTTTTCATCTTTACACAAGAGTTTtgtcacttttactcttccagttctctcccccttcccactgTGGGTGAAAGGGAGAGGcagtgagtgaatggctgtgtggtgcttagctgctgacTGGGGTTACACCACGACACACACGCTCACAGAAATGCATGTAGTTGTCCACCCGGgtcagaaaagcaaggaaattgtGAGTACTGTGTTACTGTGTGGTGCAAGCAAGGGACTCTTTCTTCTCGGGGTGCTGGATGGCTCTGTCTGAGATGTGTGGGCTCTGTCTGTTTTTCCGTCTGGTCTCAATGTCTGTCTGGACAGCCGTTGTGTGCCTGCCTATGCTGCAATAGTGCTTCCCAGTGAAGCAGGGAGTTGCTGCCATCCAGACGCTCTGATCAGGCAAGAAGGGTATTTTCAACCATCACccacagatccctttctgcagggctgctctccagccactcctctcccaatgtATATACATACCCAGTACTACTCTAttccaggtgcagaatctggcctTTGGACTTGTTAAATGTCATGCCgttgatgattgcccaatgctccaatccatctagatccctctgcaaggcgtctttttccttcagagagtGAGCAGCACCTTCCTGTTTGGTATCATTAGCAAAGTTGCTAATGGTACCTTCAACTCCTGCACCCAGAGCAGTGAAAATAGTATTGAACAGGACTAGgcctagaattgaaccctgaggaacaccgctggTGACGTGTCACCCGCCAGACGTTGCTCCCCTATTCACTGCAACCCTtagagctctgcccttcagctgGTTCTTCACCCCGCTGACAGTGAACGTGCTCATCTCACAGTTGAACAACGTGTCCAGAAGAATTCTCCGAGGGATGATATCTACAGTCACACAagaatccagaaaaactacatccacagCCTTGCTTCATGCACAGGGCAGGTGACCTTATAATAGAAGagtgtggacctgttggagtgagtccggaggagggccatgaggatgaccagagcactggagcacctttcctatgaagagagactgagagagttggggttgttcagcgtggagaggagaaggcttcagggagaccttatagaagccttcCAGTATGTAAAGGAGGCCTCCAGcaaagatgggaagggactctttattaaggagtgtagcaataggaaaaaggggaatggttttaaactgaaagaggggagatatagattagatattaggaagaaattctttactgtgagggcgatgagacactggaacgggtttcccagggaagttgtggataccccttCCCTGTAAgttttcaagaccaggctggatggggctttgagcaacctggtctagtgggaggtgtccctgcccatggcaggagtgGTGGatctaggtgatctttaaggtgccttcgaaatcaaaccattctatgattttatgacatcAAATTAATTAAAGAGGActttcccttggtgaatccatgttgactgcacctgatgattgcattgttctttCAATGCTTTTCAGTAGTACTCAGTATCATCTTTAATCTATAATTTTCCCAGGGTCTGAGGTTGGACTAACAGGTcagtagtttcctgggtcttccctcttgcccttcttgtaaattggaagaACATTGTctagcttccagtcagcgggaCCCCCTCCCCAGTCTCGCAAGGCCTCTGGCAGCTGATCAAGTGGTGTCTTGCTGTAACATGAACTAGCTCCTTCAGTAATCTGGGACAAATCCCATCAGGcgccatggacttgtgaacattccgCTGATGCATCCAATCCCTGACAATTTCTGTGTCCAccaatggaaagtcactgttcctgcATTCGTGGTCCTCTGACTCAGTGGACTGGGCAGCCCAATGTTCATTTGCAGTATTAAAGACTGAGGGAAGAAAAGCATTGAatgcctcctcttcttcttcatcCCTGTCGGTCAGGTTACTgtcttcaacaagtatcagtctcatgttttctttagacctcctcttgatattgacatactttaaaaagccttGCTTGTTGTCTGACACAACGCTGGCCAGTTTCCACTCTAATAGTGCTTTGTGCAttcatgtcttctccctgcataaaCAAACCTCAGATCTGCAGtcttcctgcaaagcctgaccttgcttcccGAGatcacacaatttctttttcctcttgagctcgAGGAGGAGTTCCCTGTTTGGCCAAGCTGCTCTTCTGCCCTGTTTGCTTGACTGTTGACACAGTGGAATTGCTTGCTTGTAGACTGTAACTGTTCAGAGTTGTGAAAACATGCTCATTGCCTTTGGGTGCATTGTAAGGAAACTGCACAGGTTGCTTCAAAGGACTTTGTCTGAAGGTAGAATTGAGGTGAACCTGGAAAAATCCCATTGAGTTTTCTCTGATCATTGTTCCTGAGTTCAGAGGCTTCTTGATGGGAGGGGAAATCTGTCCCACCAGGATTTCCTGGGTTTGTGTTAGAGCATTTGCATTCTCCTTTTTGCCCTTTCTCCTTCTACTTTGTGAACTGTGTTTGAGCATTGTCTTACCTCTTCCCCTTAAGAAGGACTGTCACTCCATGTAGAATATTGGATTCTTTAAAAGAAGGCTGTTTGAATGTTTGAATGGCACAGAATATTTGGAAACGTGACGTTGTGTTGTGCTGCAGTTATTAATTGTAAAGCAGGATACCCTTgagtgtaaaaatgaaataaagagaacaCCTGAATGCCTTGTGTGGAGACAGTAGTCTTTGTTgagttgtttgttggtttttttttttctggggaagctCTGTCAAAGTTTTTCCAAAGGTTGTgagcttttttctcatttttgtcccTTGGCTGATGTAAAGTTGAGCAGGTACATTTCTTCAGTTTGGCAATGAGGCCTGTATCGCATTGAGTGAAATTGTGGGGAGCACGGCTTTGCTGACAGACCTGTATGGGTCTTCTGAGCACTGAGTTGCTGGTTGCTACAGGGCCCAGTTAGACCCAGTCAGCAGAAACTGGCCCCCACCCTAACAGGGACCGTGGGTATGCAAAGGCCTCTGCAAAGCAGTGAGGTTGCGGATAGTGACCTATCCCACTCTTCCTAGAGTGCCAGCTGCAGAGGGCAACTGGGAAGGCTTTGAGCACAAAGTATTCTGATTCCAAATGTTTTGATGGATGACAGCATACATGTTGCTTTGGAGAAGTCTTTCGGGGAGTCCCAGGAGGTTGGGAATTGGTGGATGAAGAACTACTACCAGGGATACGGTTCACTCTCAGGAAACGCAGAGCACTACAGGCATCTGCTCCACAAAGGCCTCAAGAAAAGGATAAGGCCTGAGGACAGGCCACTGTAGTGATGCTGACCAGAAGACAGTTGTAGAGCGAGGGGTGAATGATATACTCTCCAGCTAACCTGAGAGGAAACATAGAATCGTTTGGTTTGGAAGAAATCCTTGAGACCATTGAGTCCTACCGTTAAGcaaacactaccaagtccaccactaaaccctgtccctcagcaccacatccagGGACGGCAGACACTTCCTTTGGCAGCCCGTGTTAATGCTTGGCAatccttttgatgaag
This is a stretch of genomic DNA from Larus michahellis chromosome 11, bLarMic1.1, whole genome shotgun sequence. It encodes these proteins:
- the LOC141749822 gene encoding protocadherin beta-15-like, which encodes MAIARQVLCLCAFLSLPLARSEPIRYSVAEEAASGSVVANVAEDAGLSPAQLAARGARLASEDGRQHFRLDPATGRLVVAERLDREELCGQSATCTLPFELLLANPLQFFRVEVAVEDINDHSPVFPVERVVFKIPERSDLGSRFPLEGARDLDVGSNSIQAYSISPENEYFSVSFASQMEENKYVELVLEKALDREEEAEVVFSLIAIDGGSPPRSGTTQIHIVILDVNDNSPVFTQKLYVGLVLENAPEGSVLLKVVATDQDVGVNGDITYEFSEAVGQSRSLFVIDATSGEIKLAMPLDFEVAENHELSVRATDGGGLSAICKVLVEVVDVNDNAPELVVNSFNSPLPENALPGTVVALFTVRDRDSGANGKISCALEDQLLFSLHLAYKNYYELVTVNALDREEMARHIVILTAADAGSPPLTTTQTFTVDISDVNDNAPAFNQTSYTMYVHENNVPMVLVGAVSAADADVGPNAKVTYFLAPSQPTEQPPCSCISVNSDNGHVFVLRPLDYEQVKQIDVLVSASDAGSPPLSANVTVHLVVVDENDNAPLVLYPSQDSGPPSSELVPLSAEAGYLITKVVAVDADSGQNSWLSYHLLKATEPGLFVVGAQSGEVRLKRPVTERDAVKQKLVIVVRDNGQPPLSATAALSALLLNDFSDVRLPHSSLATEDESDSLTTYLIISLTFVSLLFLASMTAFITRKVCKRKELKAGHVLYGAGNLQSSLADAATAGTLPHGYCYEISLTTGSGNSEFKFLKPILPSLPPQQCTTVGGTHDEQDFPHGPITAEDMAPENPGTLSAEQFNSLSFN